Part of the Paenibacillus sp. FSL R7-0273 genome is shown below.
AGGAAGAACGGCCGGTTGTGCTATGCAGCGCATTCTCCAGTAATCATGAGCAGATGATCGGGAGAGCAGATGTAACGGTAGACGTTACCGCGTTCCTGGTTCCTAAGATGGCTTCCATTCAGGCTCACCGTTCTCAATTCCAGGCAGCGGAGCTTGTGGGCAGCCGGGTTCTGACCCAGGAAGAAATCATCAGCCGTTACGGCACTGAGCAGTTTTGGACTTACCGGTTTAGTTAAGCCTATTTGGACAGAGGCAGGCTGGAAGCGGCGGGCTCAAACTGGTTCCATGGAACAAGGTTCTCCATGACTATTGCCATAATGACGCCAACGACCAGACCGTTGGAGGCGACCGGAGTCAGCAGCGGAGGGAAGTCGGCAAAGGCTGCTGCGGGTATGTTCATAATTCCGATTCCGGTCAATACCGGAAGGGCGACCCGGTAGATGGTTTTGGAATTAAGTGAAGTGCGGCCCAGGGTATTCAGTGCCGTGCCGAACATCTGCAGGTAGGCGACGAACAGCACTGCGCTGCCGACAGACATCGGAAGTAGCGCCAGCCAGCTGCTCAAGGCAGGAATGAGGCCGACCAGCATAAGCAGGGCAGCGCCGGTAATCAGAGCTGACCGGCGCAGCACCTTCGTATTCTCCAGAAATCCGATAGAGGAAGCGAATGTGCCGAACGGAATCAGTCCGAAGCAGGCACCGGCAACCGAAAACAGATTGGTGAACAGCAGCGAGCGGATATACTGCTTCTCTGCAGCCTGCTGCTGGTACAGCTTATCTGCGGCCAGCAGGCTGGTTAATGTATTGGTCATGTTGACAAGCCCGGCAAGCAGGCCGACCATGACGATGCCCGGCTCAAAGGCCGGCCTGCCCCAGGGCATCCATTGCCAGACTGCAGTGCTTTCTGCTGAAGCCGTTCCCATGCTTGCGGAGCTGCCGAAACAGATGACGTAGGCAATCCAGCCGGCGATGATGCCTAGTAGCAGGGAGAACTGGCTGAGCTTGCCCTTAGCCTTCAAATGGATAAAGGAAACAAACAGGATGATGACGAGCGACAGTCCGGCAAGCTGCAAATCCCATTTGCCGCCGGCGCTGTAGCCGATCATGCCTTTAAAAAACGTATTGGCCAGCTGAAAGGTAAGCAGCAGCAGATAGATGCCCATTACGACCGGTGTGAACAGGCGCTGCAGCAGCTTCAGGAAGCCGAGTACAGCCAGCAGACTTCCGATCATTCCTGCCAGCAGAAATCCCCCGGTCAGGCTTGCTGCGACAGAAGCCGGATTCATGCCCATTGCAGGTGCAGAGGAGATGATTCCGAGCACCAGCCCCCACCAAATGCCTGCCGGACCGTCCATCAAGGCGTAACGGTGCCCCCACAAGGCTTGAACGATACATAAAAGTCCGGTCAAAATAAAGGAACGCTGCATGGAAGCGGTAATGTCGCCGGCAGTCATTCCCAGCGCATGGCCCACTGACAGAGGGACAAGCACTGTATTGGTGAACAAAAAGAATAGCCACTGCACGCCTGCGGGCAGTAAGCTCAAGTGGTCTTTGTACTTGCTCCATTGCATGATTTCTTTACCAGCTTTCTGCGTAAGGTTACATAAGCATGGTATCATGGAGTGAGCTATATGAATAATATTATAAATGTAGCAAAAGTATATGAAATGCATATACTTTTGCCTATATTAAGGAGTTGAGCCTATGGATATCAGACAGCTGCGGTATTTTATTGCCCTTGCGGAGGAACGGCAGGTCACCTCTGCAGCACTGAAGCTTCATATGTCCCAGCCTCCGCTGAGCCAGCAGCTGAAGCTGATGGAGACGGAGCTTGGCGTGCAGCTGTTTCACCGCAACGGCCGTCAGCTGGAGCTGACAGCTTCCGGCAGGACGCTGTATGAGCATGCCCTGACGATAACCCGGCTGATGGATGAAGCGAAGGCTGAGACCCGTGAAAGCGGGCAGGGAATCCGCGGCAAGCTGTCCATTGGAGTGAATACCTTGTCCGATTCCCGTCTGCCGGGTGCGCTTAGCCTGTTCCGGGAAAAATACCCGAAGGTAACGTTCAAAATCCAGCAAAATGAAACGAATACGCTGATTCAGCTGGTTCGTGACAAAACGCTCGATCTGGCTATTGTCCGTCTGCCGATTGACCTGGAGGATTTTGACTGCCTGATGCTTGGTGATGAGCCCCTCTACTTTGTTACAGGTGATGCCGTTCCAGGTACGATGACCGTTACTGAGGAAAGGGTATCTTATGAATACATTGCCGGGTACCCGCTGCTCCTTCCAAGTACAGAAGGCCTTGGTCTCTATAACCTGATCCTGGAGCATTTCCGGCTCCGGGGGCTGTCCCCGCGCATTATTGGAGAATGCTCAGACATCGGAATGCTTATCGGGCTGGTAGCCACCGGGTTTGGTGCTTCGATTTTGCCGGAAACCTCTTTAAGCAGACATACCGGACGGAGCATCCGCTATTCGCGGATTGATGATCTGCATGCCGTATCCAGCTCAGCCGTAATCTGGCTGAAGCAGCCGTTCCTGGGCAAGGCAGCTGTTAACTTTATCGCAACGCTGCGCGCAGGCGCTTCCGGTTCAGAGCCAGCAGCAGAAGGGAAATGGCTGTAAGTGCAAGAGCCAGCCGCCGCAAGCCGCCGGTACTGAGCTGATCCCCCATAATAACGCCTGTCAGCAGAGAGGAGAGGATGGTCCCGAAATATCTTGATGTATTGAACACACCGGAAGCAACACCGATGATTTCCTTGGGAGAGCTTTGAAACAGGGCGGCCTGCAGGCTGACACCGCTTAGCCCATTGCTTAGACCGAATGCAGCCAGTGCTATACATACGCTGGCAACAGGTGAGCCTGTGTTCATCATTACCAGCCATAGAGAACCGAACGTCAACAGTAGCGCTGACAGCATGAGAGCCGGTCCCGGCCCGGAGCGGTCTACCCAGCGCCCTGCAAAGGGAGCGGCTGCGAGCGAGCACAGGCCCAGACTAAGCATCAGAAGGCCTGTCTGAAAGACACTCACCTCACGTACCGTCTGCAGATACGAGGGCAGGCCGAAGAACAGTGCATAGAACAGCACATTGACCAGCATATACTCTATATTAACCCTGGTCATTGCCGGATATAGGACAAAGGTGCGTATCGGAATGAAAGGTGAAGCCGATCTCAGCTCATGTATTACAAATACGGTAAGCAGTGCGAGTCCGCCCAGCGCCGTAAGGATTTGCCATAACGCGGCGGCTCCGGTTGATTTAAAGGACAGCACACCAAGAAGCAGGGAGGTCAGTCCGGCTGCAAACAATATGATCCCCTTGGCGTCCATGAGCTCCAGCCATTTAGTGAGCGGGATGCCTTTGAGCGCTGACTCATCCGGGTGATCCTCAGGAATATACCTCCAGGCCAGTGCAAAGCCGGCGGCTGTAAAGGGAATATTGACCCAGAAGACTGCTTCCCAATCCCACCACCCGATAATAACGCCCCCGATAAAAGGTCCGAATGCCGCTGCCCCAGATAAAAAGACGGATAATACAGACAGGGCAGCAGCCTGATTCTCCTTAATATGAATCCGTACAATGGCCATTCCAACAGCGATCATCATGCTTGTCCCGATGGACTGGATAATCCGGACAACAATCAGCCAGCCAAACCCCGGCGAGAAGGGAGCAAGCATGGAGGCCGCAAAGGCAACCGCCAGCCCGGCAAGAAAAATGCGCCGCCGGCCGAACAGATCGCTGGCTTTACCCATCACCGGCTGTGCGATACTGCTGGCAATGTAAAAGGCAAAAACAACCCACGATACAGCGGTATAATCAAGCTGGTAAACCACCTGAAGCCTGGCTAATGCAATAGATACCATGGATGAATTCAACGGATTCAGCAGGACCCCCAACCCTACCGCTATTAATAACCACCTGTTACGGTTTTTCATGTCTGCCTCCTCCTTATTATGAAAGTAATGCTATCGTAAAGGAAATCAGATATTTACTCCAATGCATTTTATGTTATGATTTCATTGACTATAAGGAATGAAGGGAGGCGCTATGGAGCTTCTGCAACTGCAATATTTTGTAACGGTAGCCCGGCTGGAGCATGTAACAGAGGCTGCGCAGACTCTGCATGTTACGCAATCCTCATTGAGCAGAACGATTGCCCGGCTGGAGGAGGATCTGGGTGTTCCGCTCTTCGACCGGAACGGCAGACGGCTGAAGCTGAACGATTATGGCAGCAGATTTCTGCTGCGTGCGGAGCGCGCCTTATTTGAGTTAACCCAGGGCAGGCAGGAGCTGCAATACCTTGCGGGCCAGGAGCCCGCTACACTTGAACTCGCAGTAACAGCAGCAAGTGCTCTTCCTCAGATTCTGCGGGCCTTCCGTCAAAAGCGGCCGGACATCCATTTTCATGTACAAATGCTGACAACCAGAGAGATGACTGAGTGCCTGCTGAGGGGAGAAGCAGACTTCTGTCTGTCCTCGCCGTCCTTTGAAGCGGAGGAGATTGAGACGCGGATTGTACATAATGACCCGCTTCTGGTTGCAGTACCGAAAGGGCACCGGCTGGCAGGGCGGTCTGTTATTGGCCTGGCGGAGCTGAAGGATGAATGGTTTGTGGGAGTCAAAAAGGGTTACGGTACCCGTGATCTGGCTGATTCCATATGCCGTTCAGAGGGATTTACACCCCATTATGTGTATGAGGGGGATGAGCCCTCCAGGCTGATCCAGCTGGTGGAAGCTGAAATCGGCATTGCCTTTATTCCCGGAACGGCCAGGGATACACGCGGAGCGGTCAGCTATCTGCAGGTGGATAACAGTAAGCTGGTGCGAGAAATTGCTCTGCTGTGGCATAAGGGACGTTATCTTTCGCCGGCAGCCTGCGATTTCCGTGAGGTTGTAATTGAATATTTTGCCGGATTACAGAAGAAATAAGATCCAATCAAATAGACTATTAAGCAGGGTGGTGCAGGCTGTGGACAATACAGCGGATCAGCGAATTTACGTCCGTTTTCCCCAGGAGGCGGATGCTGCCGTGTTAACTGACATTTATAAGCGTAACCGGGCATTTTTTGAGCAGTATTCACCTAATGCCATAGATGAGTTCTATACAGAGGAATATCAGCGTCAGCTGATTGCAAACAGCAGGTCAGACCGGGAAACAGA
Proteins encoded:
- a CDS encoding uracil/xanthine transporter: MQWSKYKDHLSLLPAGVQWLFFLFTNTVLVPLSVGHALGMTAGDITASMQRSFILTGLLCIVQALWGHRYALMDGPAGIWWGLVLGIISSAPAMGMNPASVAASLTGGFLLAGMIGSLLAVLGFLKLLQRLFTPVVMGIYLLLLTFQLANTFFKGMIGYSAGGKWDLQLAGLSLVIILFVSFIHLKAKGKLSQFSLLLGIIAGWIAYVICFGSSASMGTASAESTAVWQWMPWGRPAFEPGIVMVGLLAGLVNMTNTLTSLLAADKLYQQQAAEKQYIRSLLFTNLFSVAGACFGLIPFGTFASSIGFLENTKVLRRSALITGAALLMLVGLIPALSSWLALLPMSVGSAVLFVAYLQMFGTALNTLGRTSLNSKTIYRVALPVLTGIGIMNIPAAAFADFPPLLTPVASNGLVVGVIMAIVMENLVPWNQFEPAASSLPLSK
- a CDS encoding LysR family transcriptional regulator, producing MDIRQLRYFIALAEERQVTSAALKLHMSQPPLSQQLKLMETELGVQLFHRNGRQLELTASGRTLYEHALTITRLMDEAKAETRESGQGIRGKLSIGVNTLSDSRLPGALSLFREKYPKVTFKIQQNETNTLIQLVRDKTLDLAIVRLPIDLEDFDCLMLGDEPLYFVTGDAVPGTMTVTEERVSYEYIAGYPLLLPSTEGLGLYNLILEHFRLRGLSPRIIGECSDIGMLIGLVATGFGASILPETSLSRHTGRSIRYSRIDDLHAVSSSAVIWLKQPFLGKAAVNFIATLRAGASGSEPAAEGKWL
- a CDS encoding MFS transporter yields the protein MKNRNRWLLIAVGLGVLLNPLNSSMVSIALARLQVVYQLDYTAVSWVVFAFYIASSIAQPVMGKASDLFGRRRIFLAGLAVAFAASMLAPFSPGFGWLIVVRIIQSIGTSMMIAVGMAIVRIHIKENQAAALSVLSVFLSGAAAFGPFIGGVIIGWWDWEAVFWVNIPFTAAGFALAWRYIPEDHPDESALKGIPLTKWLELMDAKGIILFAAGLTSLLLGVLSFKSTGAAALWQILTALGGLALLTVFVIHELRSASPFIPIRTFVLYPAMTRVNIEYMLVNVLFYALFFGLPSYLQTVREVSVFQTGLLMLSLGLCSLAAAPFAGRWVDRSGPGPALMLSALLLTFGSLWLVMMNTGSPVASVCIALAAFGLSNGLSGVSLQAALFQSSPKEIIGVASGVFNTSRYFGTILSSLLTGVIMGDQLSTGGLRRLALALTAISLLLLALNRKRLRAALR
- a CDS encoding LysR family transcriptional regulator yields the protein MELLQLQYFVTVARLEHVTEAAQTLHVTQSSLSRTIARLEEDLGVPLFDRNGRRLKLNDYGSRFLLRAERALFELTQGRQELQYLAGQEPATLELAVTAASALPQILRAFRQKRPDIHFHVQMLTTREMTECLLRGEADFCLSSPSFEAEEIETRIVHNDPLLVAVPKGHRLAGRSVIGLAELKDEWFVGVKKGYGTRDLADSICRSEGFTPHYVYEGDEPSRLIQLVEAEIGIAFIPGTARDTRGAVSYLQVDNSKLVREIALLWHKGRYLSPAACDFREVVIEYFAGLQKK